Within the Mycobacterium gordonae genome, the region GCACCACGCGCACAGCCAAACCGAGCTCGTCGACGACCTCGGTCAGGAACTCACTGCGCCGTAACAGCGGTTCGAGCAAGACCACGTCGAGATCCGGTCGGGCAATCGCCAGGGGTATCCCGGGGAGGCCCGCACCGCTCCCGATGTCGACTACTCGCGCATCCCGGTCGAGCAGTTCGCCGACGACGGCTGAGTTCAGCATGTGCCTGTCCCAGATTCGATCGGATTCGCGTGGGCCGATCAGTCCACGCTCCACCCCGACCGTGGCCAGGATCTCCGCATAACGTTCAGCTACTCCGCGTCGGACACCAAACACGACGTCGGGAACCGACCCGGCTTCGATTGGCGGGGTGGCTTCCGGCTCGTGCGAATCGACATGTTTCACGTGAAACATTCCCTCCGCTCTTCCGGCCCGGTTGAATCCTCGCCCATGCAGCCGAGTCCGCTCGAACTACATCTCTGTAACTCCGACCATCACGGTCGGGTCACAGACGGTCACGACTCAGTCACGCAACACGACGACACGCCGCGACGGCTCGACGCCCTCGCTCTCACTGTGCACACCAGGCACCGCGGCGACCGCGTCGTGCACGATCTTGCGCTCGAAGGGTGTCATCGGCGACAGCGCCTCGCGCTCGCCGGTCTCCGCCACCCGCCGCGCCACCTTGTCGCCCAGCGACGCCAGCTCCTCGCGGCGACGCCGGCGCCAGCTCGCGATGTCCAGCATCAACCGGCTACGCACGCCCGTCTTCTGGTGCACCGCCA harbors:
- the rsmG gene encoding 16S rRNA (guanine(527)-N(7))-methyltransferase RsmG — translated: MFHVKHVDSHEPEATPPIEAGSVPDVVFGVRRGVAERYAEILATVGVERGLIGPRESDRIWDRHMLNSAVVGELLDRDARVVDIGSGAGLPGIPLAIARPDLDVVLLEPLLRRSEFLTEVVDELGLAVRVVRGRAEERAVRDELGGADAVVSRAVAALDKLTKWSMPLLRQDGLMAAMKGERAPDEVAEHRRVMVVSGAVDVRVVRCGVNIVEHPATVVAARRARSARRADQ